The Anaerolineales bacterium genome segment TGCAGCCGGAACTCCGGGTCGAGACTGGCGATGGAGGTGGATGTCAGCCCGGCAACCAAGGGGAACGCCAGAATCACCTGCGCCACGACCATGGCCGGTGGGGTGAACAGCCAGCCCAGGCTCCCCAGCGGGCCGCTCCTCGACAGCAGCAGATACACCAGCAGTCCGATCACGACCGGAGGAAAGCCCATGCCGGTGTACACCACCGCCAGCACAGCCTCCCGGCCTTTCAGCCTCGTCAGCGCTAGGCCGGCGCCTGCCGGGATGCCCGTCAGACACGCGATCAGCAGCGCCGCTCCGGTGACCTCTAGCGTCAGCAGGACAATCTCCAGCAATCCCTCCTGGCCGCTAAGCATGCCGACCACCCCCGACCGATCGGAAGAGCCTCTTCGGAAAGGCGGCCCTGGGCTCAAGGGTGAGCCGCATGCCAGGCCTCCGAGTCTGGGAAGAACAATGGCTGACCGTAGAGATCTACCCCGAAGGCGGCGATCGCAGCCTGCGTCTCCACCGATGTCAACCAGGCCACAAAGCGCTCGGCCGCTTCGGCGTTGACGCCCGGGTGCTTGAGCGGACTGACCGAGATCACCCCGTACGGGTTGCGCAAAGCCGGGTCCGGGTTGTCCTCGATCGATCGGCCGCCGAACAGGATCTTCAGGTCCGGCGAGGCGGCCTGCTGCGCCAGGTACGTCCCGCGGTCAGTCAGGGCATAGGCGCCCTGCTCCTCGGCGAAGACCAG includes the following:
- a CDS encoding ABC transporter permease, whose product is MLSGQEGLLEIVLLTLEVTGAALLIACLTGIPAGAGLALTRLKGREAVLAVVYTGMGFPPVVIGLLVYLLLSRSGPLGSLGWLFTPPAMVVAQVILAFPLVAGLTSTSIASLDPEFRLQVRSLGATPRQEVLAMLHEARIGVVAAVAAGFGAIISEVGAAMLVGGNIAGQTRVLSTAVVLETRRGNFGLALVLGGILLALALAANVIIVRIQGGRHWWPR